Genomic segment of Zingiber officinale cultivar Zhangliang chromosome 11B, Zo_v1.1, whole genome shotgun sequence:
AGTTTACTATCTAGGAATCTTGCTACTCTTCTCTGAGTGCCTTAAAAGTTGCTTAGGTAGCGCTCAAACCAAGAAAAAAGGCATGGGAGTCTTTGGGCATTGCTTGAACTAAGTCAGGATCGAGCAAGTAAGTCCAGAACAGCTAAGCTTTTTTTCTGATGCTGCTTTCCCGATACGAAAGAAATGGTAAGCTGCTTCCTCTGCTTTTATATATATGAAAGCATAACATTAGCTCTTGCTTGCCATATATTACTGGTTCTGGCATACTGGACTTACTTATTATAAGATAAGAAGCACCTCACCCTCGGCTCAAATAAGACCAAGCCAATAAATAAGCCAATAAAGAAAAAGGCTTTGAATGTCATACGGCTCCATCCATCCGTGGGATAGCGCTGTCATCCTAGCATAGAtctttctgcgtagagatggatTCGATCTTTCTTCTTTTATGAAACTATATATATCTATTCACCGATCCATTCATTCAACTAAAAAAAAACAGATAAAGCTAAAAAAAAACAGATAAAGAAATTTGAGATCAAGATGACTACCAAATTCATACCAGAATCATTGATTGTACGAGCTTCAAATCAATACCACAATGAGAGACATTCGATCCCAGAATTAGCTCTATCCCACCTCCAATGATATGTGTTAAGCATATGGTTTAGTGGCAGTTGAATGAAACCAGAAAGAGTGGCAGTTAGATCCGATTTTCGATGAAATGCGGGAAAGGACTTGGCTTCATCTCCCACACCGGTTAGCAACCGAGATCAAAGTGAAACTCAAGCGGGAAGGAGATCCATCCCATCCCAGTTCCAATGCAAAGTCTTAAGCTAACTGGCCTCCATCTTGCTCTCTAGCCGTAGCCGGGGAAAGGAGCGAAGTGATGCCAAGAAGAAGCTCTTTGAAAGCTAGAGAAGAAGCAGCTTTTGTTTGTGCCACCCCTCTTTTCTCGCCTATAAGTCAGAAGTCTGGGGAACTAGAGGTGattaagaaagaaaggaaaggagcaGAGGCAGAGTGAAGGAGATGAGGATCCGGATTCAATTCTTTTTGAGTTTGAGTGAACACCCGGTAGCCAATCGATCAGGACTAGGTTTTATTAAAAAGACGGATTAGCTCGCCTTCGGGtgattaagaagaaaaagaagatccCGGAGTGGTTTAGGATCAATTTTTGACTTTCCCCACTCGAAAGAGAGTGAGTGGCGGATTCAGAGAAAGGCTATTCATTCTTCAAGATAGCTAAGGGAAAGGCGAAGTCATAAGTCTTTGAGGTCTAGGAATAAGCCATTCAATGGCATGGCTTGGTCGATCCTCGAGAAATCGATCCTCTGTCTTAAGCAAAGAAAGATCAAGAGTGGAGATGTGAGAAAAAGATAGAGAGTTCTTAGATCGGCCTAAGACgacttcttttcttttgtggaaCTCTTTGCTCCTACTATTTTTTAGTGAAAGCGGAATCACAACTGTGCTTAAATCCCTACTTCCACCGAATCTCGTGCAGCAGGAACCATCCGACTTCTTTTTCATAGTGCACATTTCAAATAGTGCCAATTGATTCAGAAGCTGCCCTTAGCTGATTACCGGATTAGGCAAAGCAAAAAAGAATCAAAATGCCGGATCCACACTACCAGCACTCCGGAGAGGGAAGACGCACCTATTTGTATCGACCGGAAAAAAGCCCCATATTCAGTTCCGACGGAAAATACCTAAAATTATGGCTTGGTTACCCATATACCTATCTTTCTGACTAGCCATCGAGAGCAATTCTACACGGTCCACCCCACCCGTGCTTATCGATTGATAGAATAAATGGTTCCAAACCAGGATCGGTCTCGAAAAAAGGGTTGGATATATACTCATCATTTACTCTAATCATCCCAGAAGTCTCCCGGAGCCGACCCTAATTAATGAACTAGCTTCTGGGTTCGAAACAAGGAAAAAGCGAATCTAGATGTCTCTGATTGGATTCCATCCAATGGATGCGTACCTTGAGGTCAATCGAGAGTCAATCCAGGATCCAAGATTATGCTATATAGCATGTTGGATGGTTGGGCAAGAAAGAACGATTTTTGAATGAAATCATGACCCACACCCCCATTCCACGCACCTCTGATGGCCAGTGGTCGGGCAGATGACCAAACCGCGCCTCTCGATCTCTGTATCCGAGAAGACCACACGCTCTCGCAGGATCCGATCGACCCTAGGGTTTCCTGGTCTCCTTTTCTCTCACACATCTGGAATGGATTAGTCAGACCCGGAATCTATGTGGACGACCTGATCGTGACCGGTAGCGACCTTTTTGAAAGGTTTGAAATAAAGCAGCTTGGAGAGTCCAGGTATTTTCTTAGAATAGAAGTCTTGAAGTTAGCTTCTGGCATATATATATGTTTCACAACGTCAGTACGTCAACAACATGCTTGCTAAATTCGAAATGACTGGATGCAAACTGATTGGAACGCCGTTGGACGTCAATCTTAAACTAAGGCAAGAGGCAGAGGATATCTTGAAGGACTCGACCATGTACCGTGGGAGCCTAAACTATCTCACTCTGACAAGGTCAGACATTGCGTATGCCGTGAGCGTGCTTAGTCAGTTCACGCAGGAACCAAAGAAGCCAGACTTTGATGTCGCACGGCAGATCCAAAAGAACACAGTCGGACTTGGGATCCTTGGAAGGAAGGATGTGGACTTCAGATTCAACGGATACACAGATGCGGATTGGGCTGGAAACTCATATTCACGAAGATCCGCGACTGGCTACTGCTTCCGCCTAGAGAGcggctttctttctttcttggaGTAGAGTAGCAAGAAGCAACCGAAAGTCTCACTGTCCTATACCAAATCGCCACTTCATGAACTGCTTTACCTTTAGAGCAGCTCGAGCACTCCTGAATTGAGGAGTATCCGAGTTCAGGGGTGGCTAGCGAAGTAGAAAAAGTATGATTCTTGCTCTTCTCTAGCGGTATTGGCTTTCGGGTAGTGGTGGGTTCAGTCAGTGAAAATCGCATTTAGGCTCGCGTAGTAAACTCCGCTCTTGCTCACTCTAGGGAAGGCGATGCACTCCTCGTATCAACTACTCGCCTTCTTTTCTTAGCTGTTAACTTCTAGCCGCTTTTAAGAAGACCCTTTAAGCACAAGTGCAGAGAATCTTTTTGGGTTTCGTGGCCAAGCGCTAGTGAAAGTTGTTAAAGCAAAGCCTAAAGTAGGAACTCACACCCTTAGTCAAGCGAAAGGCTTAGGTTCTGGCACTTTCACCAGTACTTGAGCCAGCACCTGAACCGCTGAAGGAACCTCTTTCCGTTGTTAAAGCAAGTGCGCTTTTCAAGCTTTTTCCTTGGCACACGCAAAACTCTCTCTTTGGCTTTTCACTGAAACCAACACGCCTAAACATAAGGGCATTTAGGCTTTCACTCCGCTTTTGAGTTCGACATTCCCTTTCGCTTTCACTTCCGGGCGAAGGGGGAAGGCACCACCTACTACAACTCAAGCTATAGAGAGATCAAATCACTCTTTCTCTTCCAAAAGATCAAAATCCTTCTTGTGCGGGATGAGATTGACCAGATGAGACAGCTGATACCGAACTACCGCTTGCATATTTAGTCCTTCGGAACCTTTAAGTGTCCTTCGGACCTTTAAAAGTTTTTGAGAGAGGGTTGGGGAGAGAGAGTGCTTTAGGGCCTACGTCTAGCTTTAGGGAATGCTGGCCGCCTACTTGAATGTCCCAATACCTTCAACAATGTTTTAATTATCTATTGGTCTTTAGGGGGGGCATCAAAGAGGGAATAGTTGACCTGCTCTAAGGATCCCAAGAAGGTGTGGGTTTCCTTGACCAGGTCGGGTATATCTCGCCTCCTTCCCGCTTTCCATCGGAGGATGATGATGGAGGGAGTGGATCGAGCTGAAAAGCTCGTGCAGCTCTATTTTTCCATTGTTTCAATCTACAAAGTCTTTATGGTCGTAGAAGGAGGTTGGACTTGTCGACTATCGATCCGCATTCCATGCGATACCATGCCTTGTCACAAAAGCCTATTTCCTGCTCATTAATGACCCCGCCTTCTGTTCAATGGCTTCCCTCTTTACTAAGTGGCTTCTATGCATAGCCTTTATGTTAAGGATCTCAATAAAACCCCTCACTTTTTGAGACTCCTTCTGTCTCATGCCAGAACAAGCCCATTCATTACCTGCGCCTTCAACCAACTTGACCCCTCGCCCCCCCTTTAGATTAGTAGGGGGCTTCTATGGCATGCATATCCAGATTTTAATGAAGCTTCTCGAGGGCAGCCTATGATCTTTCATCTGGGCGGGATTCTCATAGAAACAGAAGCTTCGATCCCTAGGCTAGGAGACGCTTATGCGATCTTATCACAGTGGTGTATGAAGGGAGACCTTCAAAAAGCTTATGATGGCTTATGGCTCCTTGAGATGCTGGCTCCGATCACATAAGCTTATGATCGAACCCTTTTCTATAGAAAGAAAGTGATTGAGCCCAGTCCATGATTCAGTTTAGAATATAACGCCACCCCCTATTTGAGTAAGGCTGAAAGCATCAGCACGCACGAAAGCAGAAGGAATCCAGACGCCGGCCAGAAAGATGTTAAGTGGAAGAATCCGTGCGTGGGAACAGATGGGGAAGGTCGAAAGCGGGGGCCCCCACCCGCTATGCTCTTTATCAACAACGCATTCATTCATTGAATAAGAAAGCGGAGGCGGCGTATTGAAACCTGCCAGATCGCTACCCGCTCTACACCGAAACAGAGAGGTTCTTCTATTTCGAGAATTTACAACTAGGTCTTCATTAAGAAtaagaatataatttttttattgaatcaaaagtatcaaaatagtaatcattgatTAGCTCAGGAGAAGTTTAATGTATTGATTGgttatatttatatcaaatatcaaatatcaaaatttaaaattttcttttagtttctatttaaaattaaagtaaagttttttcttgtattgattcaaaactaaggcattttatgttgaatttaatgaaacttatagtcatctttcaactttgtatcatttttgaaaattttgatgatgttcatgtaactttgtgatttttcaagaaaacctttctttgaaactttaaaatttttagtgatttgtatatttttttcaattaacatagggttaaacttatgttttcatttaaatatttcatagtattgataatttttttatttattatcatcaatatattttttcattatatctaattatttaaattatcaactaaattttaggatttttatagttaaaaagttgaataa
This window contains:
- the LOC122035242 gene encoding uncharacterized mitochondrial protein AtMg00810-like — its product is MTGCKLIGTPLDVNLKLRQEAEDILKDSTMYRGSLNYLTLTRSDIAYAVSVLSQFTQEPKKPDFDVARQIQKNTVGLGILGRKDVDFRFNGYTDADWAGNSYSRRSATGYCFRLESGFLSFLE